The following coding sequences lie in one Pseudoxanthomonas sp. SE1 genomic window:
- a CDS encoding phytase translates to MTRNCLLGGLCAVLLAACSTAPLHTSTPPAPPPKTAADAIIPEAWVSEPVAGDELDSLVAWPTEDGQVWLIATAKATHHLAVYDADTGQRLRTVGASGDAVGQFNRPNGIAVFGDLLFVAERDNHRVQAFRLPKFAPLGAFGADVLRAPYGLWVHETAPGELELFVTDSFMADFRTMKLPPMEELVGRVKRFQVRVEEGGKLETRLLGQFGDTGAAGALRMVESIAGDPAHGRLLIAEEDRRVGSTLRDYTLAGHYNGRSLSTFDADAEGIALWACSADAGYWVAVDQLTPTRFRVFDRATLAPRGVFSGQVTANTDGETVYAMPTSRFPAGALFALHNDVALAAFDLRDIARALDLQGDCPR, encoded by the coding sequence ATGACCCGGAATTGCCTCCTGGGCGGTCTCTGTGCGGTGCTGCTGGCCGCCTGCTCCACCGCCCCCCTGCACACCTCCACCCCACCCGCACCGCCGCCCAAGACCGCCGCGGACGCCATCATTCCCGAGGCCTGGGTATCCGAGCCGGTGGCCGGCGACGAGTTGGACTCGCTCGTGGCGTGGCCGACCGAGGACGGCCAGGTCTGGCTGATCGCCACAGCCAAGGCCACCCATCACCTTGCCGTCTACGACGCGGACACCGGCCAGCGCCTGCGTACGGTTGGCGCGTCCGGCGACGCGGTGGGCCAGTTCAATCGTCCCAACGGCATCGCGGTGTTCGGCGACCTGTTGTTCGTGGCCGAACGCGACAACCACCGCGTGCAGGCGTTCCGGCTGCCGAAATTCGCGCCGTTGGGCGCCTTCGGTGCCGATGTGCTGCGTGCGCCGTACGGGCTGTGGGTGCACGAAACCGCACCGGGCGAGCTGGAGTTGTTCGTCACCGACAGTTTCATGGCCGATTTCCGCACCATGAAACTGCCTCCGATGGAGGAACTGGTAGGTCGCGTGAAGCGATTCCAGGTGCGCGTCGAGGAAGGGGGCAAGCTGGAGACACGGCTGCTGGGCCAGTTCGGCGATACGGGCGCGGCGGGCGCGCTGCGCATGGTCGAATCGATCGCCGGCGACCCGGCACACGGGCGCCTGCTGATCGCCGAGGAAGACCGGCGCGTCGGCTCCACGCTGCGCGACTACACGCTGGCCGGTCACTACAACGGCCGCAGTCTGAGCACCTTCGACGCCGATGCCGAAGGCATCGCGCTCTGGGCATGCAGCGCGGACGCCGGTTACTGGGTGGCTGTGGACCAGCTGACGCCGACCCGCTTCCGCGTGTTCGACCGCGCCACGCTGGCGCCCCGCGGCGTGTTTTCCGGACAGGTGACGGCCAACACCGACGGCGAGACGGTCTACGCGATGCCGACCTCTCGCTTCCCTGCTGGCGCGCTGTTCGCGTTGCACAACGATGTCGCGCTGGCCGCCTTCGACCTGCGCGACATCGCCCGCGCACTCGACCTGCAGGGCGACTGCCCGCGGTGA
- a CDS encoding M23 family metallopeptidase produces MNVRVLAAACGIAVLLGSVGELDAARLYRWKDKQGYTQYGDQPPPPDQLADSSVDVMRFRNPPSALVRLRLERQGLRYQAWADNLMHGPVEVQLGFRRQRDVRSTPALPARAVVPARSSVLVADIAVTDPLRGGDFELTLDGMPGDPTSRPQDYEYRVPFDYGRVRVDQGPGGRFSHSDVQNLHAVDFAVPEGTRIVAAREGLVMQVESDFEKAGLNREKYGGRANFIRILHPDGSMALYAHLKAEGAQVRVGQYVRKGQYIGLSGNTGFSTAPHLHFVVQANRGMRLESVPFRMFGPLGRLQFPASR; encoded by the coding sequence GTGAACGTACGCGTGCTGGCGGCGGCCTGCGGCATCGCCGTGCTGCTCGGCAGCGTCGGCGAGTTGGATGCCGCGCGCCTGTACCGCTGGAAGGACAAGCAGGGCTACACTCAGTACGGCGACCAGCCCCCACCGCCCGACCAACTGGCCGACAGCAGCGTGGACGTCATGCGGTTCCGCAATCCACCCAGTGCGCTGGTACGCCTGCGGCTGGAGAGGCAGGGACTGCGCTACCAGGCCTGGGCCGACAACCTGATGCATGGGCCGGTGGAAGTGCAGCTCGGCTTCCGTCGCCAACGCGACGTGCGCAGCACGCCCGCGCTGCCGGCCCGCGCCGTGGTGCCCGCGCGCAGCAGCGTGCTGGTGGCCGATATCGCCGTGACGGATCCGCTGCGGGGCGGCGATTTCGAACTGACCCTCGACGGCATGCCCGGCGACCCGACCAGTCGTCCGCAGGACTACGAGTACCGTGTGCCGTTCGACTACGGACGCGTGCGCGTGGACCAGGGGCCGGGCGGCCGGTTCAGCCACAGCGACGTACAGAACCTGCACGCGGTGGATTTCGCGGTTCCCGAGGGCACGCGGATCGTGGCGGCCCGCGAAGGGTTGGTGATGCAGGTGGAATCCGACTTCGAGAAGGCCGGGCTGAACCGCGAGAAGTACGGCGGGCGCGCCAATTTCATCCGCATCCTGCACCCGGACGGCAGCATGGCGCTGTACGCACACCTCAAGGCGGAAGGCGCGCAGGTGCGCGTGGGCCAGTACGTGCGCAAGGGCCAATACATCGGGCTGTCGGGCAATACGGGGTTCTCCACCGCACCGCACCTGCATTTCGTGGTGCAGGCCAACCGCGGCATGCGGCTGGAATCGGTGCCGTTCCGGATGTTCGGTCCCCTGGGGCGGTTGCAGTTCCCGGCCAGCCGTTGA
- a CDS encoding alpha/beta hydrolase has protein sequence MKTARWKLATLAMALASLSSAHAGPLPRHGARLEGFDYPHPVRTFSLVSQAQSLEMAYLDVATAAPNGRTVVLLHGKNFCAATWESAITALTQAGYRVVAPDQIGFCKSDKPQRYQYSFDQLAANTHALLEHLGIDRAVIVGHSMGGMLATRYALQYPQATQHLLLVNPIGLEDWKASGVPWRSIDAWYARELKTSFDTIRDYQRTVYYGGEWKPEYEHWVRMLGGMYAGDGRDAVAWSQALTSDMVFNQPVVHEFPRITVPTTLFIGQKDRTAIGKDLASPELAKRLGDYPALGKRAAAAIPGATLVEFEDLGHSPQVEAPARFNTALLDALTP, from the coding sequence ATGAAAACTGCTCGCTGGAAGCTGGCCACGCTGGCGATGGCCCTCGCCTCGCTCTCGTCCGCGCATGCCGGACCACTGCCCCGCCACGGCGCACGGCTTGAGGGGTTCGACTACCCGCATCCGGTGCGGACCTTCTCACTCGTGTCGCAGGCACAGTCGCTTGAGATGGCCTATCTCGATGTCGCGACTGCAGCGCCGAACGGCCGTACCGTCGTGCTGCTGCACGGCAAGAACTTCTGCGCCGCCACATGGGAGTCGGCGATCACCGCATTGACGCAGGCGGGCTATCGCGTCGTCGCGCCGGACCAGATCGGCTTCTGCAAGTCGGACAAGCCGCAACGCTACCAGTACTCGTTCGACCAACTGGCTGCCAATACGCATGCGTTGCTGGAACATCTCGGCATCGACCGCGCGGTGATCGTGGGCCATTCGATGGGCGGCATGCTCGCCACGCGCTATGCGCTGCAGTATCCGCAGGCCACGCAGCACCTGCTGCTGGTCAATCCGATCGGGCTGGAGGACTGGAAGGCCAGCGGCGTACCCTGGCGGAGCATCGATGCGTGGTACGCGCGCGAACTGAAGACCTCGTTCGACACCATCCGCGATTACCAGCGCACGGTGTACTACGGCGGCGAGTGGAAGCCGGAGTACGAACACTGGGTACGCATGCTGGGTGGCATGTACGCAGGCGACGGCCGGGACGCGGTGGCATGGAGCCAGGCGCTGACCTCAGACATGGTGTTCAACCAGCCGGTCGTCCACGAATTTCCGCGGATCACCGTACCGACGACCCTCTTCATCGGCCAGAAGGACCGCACCGCCATCGGCAAGGATCTGGCATCGCCCGAACTGGCGAAACGGCTGGGCGACTATCCTGCGCTGGGCAAGCGGGCAGCGGCTGCGATTCCCGGCGCGACGCTGGTCGAGTTCGAGGACCTGGGGCATTCGCCGCAGGTGGAAGCCCCGGCCCGCTTCAACACGGCGTTGCTGGACGCCTTGACGCCTTGA
- a CDS encoding O-succinylhomoserine (thiol)-lyase: MSSYIPTDADTACRPATAAVRAGIDRDTAYGAVTPPIVLSSNFSFAGFAQKREYDYTRSGNPTRDLLAEALAELEGGAGAVITATGMGAITLVLNALLEPGDRLVVPHDAYGGSWRLFNALAKKGHFELITADLTDPRSLADALAQSPKLVLIETPSNPLLRITDLRFVIDAAHKAGARTVVDNTFLSPALQTPIAFGADVVLHSTTKYINGHSDVVGGAVVARDAETHQQLVWWANALGLTGSPFDSFLTLRGLRTLDARLRVHQENADAIATLLDGHPVVSRVYFPGLVSHPGHAVAARQQKGFGAMLSVELDGGEEAVRAFVEGLRYFTLAESLGGVESLVAHPATMTHAAMTPEARAKAGISDGLLRLSVGIEATDDLLADIGAALARAEAVVADSKRRLADA; the protein is encoded by the coding sequence ATGAGCAGCTACATCCCCACCGATGCCGACACCGCGTGTCGTCCCGCCACTGCCGCCGTGCGCGCCGGCATCGACCGCGACACTGCCTACGGCGCGGTGACGCCGCCCATCGTGCTGTCGTCCAACTTCAGCTTCGCCGGCTTCGCGCAGAAGCGCGAGTACGACTACACCCGCAGCGGCAATCCGACCCGCGACCTGTTGGCCGAAGCGCTGGCTGAGCTGGAAGGCGGTGCGGGCGCCGTCATCACCGCTACCGGCATGGGCGCCATCACGCTGGTGCTGAATGCATTGCTGGAGCCGGGCGATCGCCTGGTGGTGCCGCATGACGCGTACGGCGGCAGCTGGCGCCTGTTCAACGCACTGGCGAAGAAAGGCCACTTCGAGCTGATCACCGCCGACCTGACCGATCCGCGCTCGCTGGCCGACGCGCTGGCGCAGTCGCCGAAGCTGGTGCTGATCGAAACGCCGTCCAATCCGCTGCTGCGCATCACCGACCTGCGCTTCGTCATCGACGCTGCGCACAAGGCCGGCGCGCGCACCGTGGTGGACAATACCTTCCTGTCGCCAGCACTGCAGACGCCGATCGCGTTCGGCGCCGACGTCGTGCTGCATTCCACCACCAAGTACATCAACGGCCACAGCGACGTGGTCGGGGGCGCCGTGGTGGCGCGCGATGCCGAGACCCACCAGCAACTGGTGTGGTGGGCGAATGCGCTGGGCCTGACCGGCTCGCCGTTCGACAGCTTCCTGACCCTGCGCGGCCTGCGCACGCTGGATGCCCGCCTGCGCGTGCACCAGGAGAATGCCGATGCCATCGCGACGCTGCTGGACGGGCATCCGGTGGTGTCCAGGGTCTATTTCCCCGGCTTGGTGTCGCATCCCGGCCACGCGGTGGCCGCGCGCCAGCAGAAAGGCTTCGGCGCGATGCTGAGCGTCGAACTCGACGGTGGCGAAGAGGCCGTGCGCGCGTTCGTCGAAGGCCTGCGCTACTTCACCCTGGCCGAATCGCTGGGCGGCGTGGAAAGCCTGGTCGCGCATCCGGCCACGATGACGCACGCGGCGATGACGCCGGAAGCGCGTGCCAAGGCCGGCATCTCCGACGGCCTGTTGCGCCTGTCGGTGGGCATCGAGGCCACGGACGACCTGCTGGCCGATATCGGTGCCGCGCTGGCGCGCGCGGAAGCCGTGGTGGCCGACTCCAAACGCAGGCTCGCCGACGCATGA
- a CDS encoding homoserine O-succinyltransferase: MSFVSPSLQRLAEPSSIEGLPLSSPQDDVPRAVRGEVVVELAMRHAGTRAVTLRYELQGPVGAPVVFVAGGISAHRHLTASNVFPESGWLNDLVGAGRALDPAQYQLLAFDFIGADGRLDAPIDSADQADAIAKLLGALGIARLEAFVGYSYGALVGLQFAARHPERLKKLVAVSGAHRAHPYAAAWRALQRRAVTLGQLQCADAQGLSLARQFAMLSYRTPEEFGERFDSAPEIVNGRVRVAAEDYLDAAGAQYVARTPVTAYVRLSESIDLHRVHPADVRVPTLVVAVEGDRLVPLSDSVALVEGLGTLGQLRVLRSPYGHDAFLKETDRIDSILTSALRAAGDLA; this comes from the coding sequence ATGAGCTTCGTCAGTCCTTCCCTCCAACGCCTTGCCGAGCCTTCGTCGATCGAAGGCCTCCCGCTGTCGTCGCCGCAGGACGACGTGCCTCGCGCCGTACGCGGCGAAGTGGTGGTGGAACTGGCCATGCGCCACGCCGGTACGCGTGCGGTGACGCTGCGTTACGAACTGCAGGGACCGGTGGGCGCACCGGTGGTGTTCGTCGCTGGCGGCATCTCCGCGCACCGCCATCTGACCGCCAGCAACGTATTCCCCGAGAGTGGCTGGTTGAATGACCTGGTCGGCGCCGGCCGCGCGCTGGATCCCGCGCAGTACCAGCTGCTGGCGTTCGACTTCATCGGTGCCGACGGCCGCCTCGATGCGCCGATCGATTCGGCCGACCAGGCCGATGCCATCGCCAAGCTGCTGGGCGCACTGGGCATTGCGCGTCTGGAGGCCTTCGTCGGCTATTCCTACGGTGCGCTGGTCGGCCTGCAGTTCGCCGCCCGCCATCCCGAGCGGTTGAAGAAGCTGGTCGCCGTCAGCGGTGCCCACCGCGCCCATCCGTATGCGGCCGCCTGGCGTGCCCTGCAGCGGCGGGCCGTCACGCTGGGCCAACTGCAATGCGCCGACGCGCAGGGCCTGTCGCTGGCCCGCCAGTTCGCCATGCTGAGTTACCGCACGCCGGAAGAATTCGGCGAGCGCTTCGACAGCGCACCCGAGATCGTCAACGGCCGCGTGCGCGTGGCCGCCGAAGACTACCTGGATGCCGCCGGTGCGCAGTACGTCGCACGTACGCCGGTCACCGCCTACGTGCGCCTGTCCGAATCCATCGACCTGCACCGTGTCCACCCCGCCGACGTCCGCGTGCCCACCCTGGTAGTCGCGGTGGAAGGCGACCGCCTGGTGCCGCTGTCCGATTCCGTGGCGCTGGTCGAAGGCCTGGGCACGCTGGGCCAGCTGCGCGTGCTGCGCTCGCCGTACGGCCATGACGCCTTCCTGAAAGAAACCGACCGCATCGATTCCATCCTCACCTCGGCCCTGCGCGCCGCCGGAGACCTCGCATGA
- a CDS encoding homoserine dehydrogenase yields MSSVIRLATVSRSASKLALLGTGVVGSAFVARYQRLQERALPVPTLAWLANSRALQACDASVRQALDDANQAAARTDGLPPWAEGEALRAGDIVVDATASESVADWHAEWLSRGVHVVTANKLGSGSSLPRAQAIARARADSGAHYGDAATVGAGLPLLRSLRALVAGGDRIHRVEGVLSGSLAWLFNQYDGMRAFSGFVRQARQAGFTEPDPRLDLSGEDVRRKLMILARAAGFPLHAEDVRVDSLVPTELAALPLADLDAALVQLDAPLAARFKDAYRNGARLRFIGRFDAERASVGLQALPVDHPLCGGGGTDNRVAIYSDRYAEQPLVVQGPGAGADVTAAALLDDVLAISQAA; encoded by the coding sequence ATGAGTAGCGTCATCCGGCTGGCGACCGTGTCGCGTTCCGCATCGAAACTGGCGCTGCTGGGGACGGGTGTGGTGGGCAGCGCGTTCGTCGCGCGCTACCAGCGGTTGCAGGAGCGTGCATTGCCGGTGCCGACATTGGCATGGCTGGCCAATTCACGTGCCCTGCAGGCCTGCGACGCGTCCGTGCGCCAGGCGCTGGACGACGCCAACCAGGCCGCCGCGCGTACGGACGGTCTGCCCCCTTGGGCAGAAGGTGAAGCGCTGCGTGCCGGCGATATCGTGGTGGATGCCACCGCCAGCGAGAGCGTGGCGGACTGGCATGCGGAATGGTTGTCGCGTGGCGTGCACGTGGTGACCGCCAACAAGCTGGGAAGTGGCAGCTCGCTCCCGCGCGCGCAAGCCATCGCGCGGGCGCGTGCGGATTCCGGTGCGCACTACGGCGATGCCGCCACCGTCGGCGCGGGACTGCCGCTGCTGCGCAGCCTGCGCGCGCTGGTGGCCGGTGGCGACCGCATCCATCGCGTCGAAGGCGTGCTGTCAGGTTCACTGGCGTGGCTGTTCAACCAGTACGACGGCATGCGTGCGTTTTCAGGCTTCGTTCGCCAGGCAAGGCAGGCCGGTTTCACCGAGCCCGATCCGCGCCTGGACCTGTCCGGCGAGGACGTGCGCCGCAAGCTGATGATCCTGGCGCGTGCGGCGGGGTTCCCGTTGCATGCGGAAGACGTGCGGGTTGATTCGCTGGTGCCGACGGAGCTTGCGGCGTTGCCGCTGGCCGACCTGGACGCCGCACTGGTGCAGCTTGATGCGCCGCTGGCGGCGCGTTTCAAGGACGCCTACCGGAATGGTGCGCGCCTGCGCTTCATCGGTCGCTTCGATGCCGAGCGTGCCAGCGTCGGCCTGCAGGCATTGCCGGTCGATCATCCGCTGTGCGGCGGTGGCGGCACCGACAACCGGGTGGCGATCTACAGCGACCGCTACGCCGAACAGCCGCTGGTGGTGCAGGGTCCGGGCGCCGGGGCGGACGTCACCGCGGCGGCGCTGCTGGATGACGTGCTGGCGATCTCGCAGGCGGCGTAG
- a CDS encoding hemolysin III family protein: MSDSSPLKSLRARKRADHLVDIRDEIASALTHGLGAVAALAGGAVLITLAAIHGDGWQLGASIVFGVTLLLLYTASTLYHAIQHPVAKGRLKVFDHCAIYLLIAGTYTPFTLIGLRGPWGWGLFTAIWTLAIAGVIFKLFYTGRFKLLSTIIYIAMGWLVVVAIKPLLTSVDPWTLGWMLAGGLFYTLGTFFYHRESIRYSHTIWHLFVIAGSVCHFVAVTQQVLQPRLA, translated from the coding sequence ATGTCCGATTCCTCCCCCCTCAAGTCCCTGCGCGCCCGCAAGCGGGCGGATCACCTGGTCGATATCCGCGACGAGATCGCGAGCGCACTGACGCACGGCCTGGGTGCCGTCGCCGCGCTCGCGGGCGGCGCGGTGCTGATCACGCTGGCGGCCATCCATGGCGATGGCTGGCAGCTGGGCGCCTCCATCGTGTTCGGCGTGACGCTGCTCCTGCTCTACACGGCCTCCACGCTGTACCACGCCATCCAGCACCCGGTGGCGAAGGGACGGCTGAAGGTCTTCGACCACTGCGCGATCTACCTGCTGATCGCAGGCACCTATACCCCGTTCACCCTGATCGGACTGCGCGGCCCGTGGGGCTGGGGGTTGTTCACGGCCATCTGGACGCTCGCCATCGCCGGCGTGATCTTCAAGCTCTTCTACACCGGCCGCTTCAAGTTGCTCTCCACCATCATCTACATCGCGATGGGCTGGCTGGTGGTCGTGGCGATCAAGCCGCTGCTGACGTCCGTCGACCCGTGGACGCTGGGATGGATGCTGGCCGGTGGCTTGTTCTATACCTTGGGCACGTTTTTCTATCACCGCGAATCGATCCGCTATTCGCACACCATCTGGCATCTTTTCGTCATCGCGGGCAGCGTCTGCCACTTCGTGGCGGTCACCCAGCAGGTGCTGCAGCCTCGCCTGGCGTGA
- a CDS encoding AsmA family protein: MNDAPVPRRRPGLRPLSRTSALVLGVLAAVIVVVAILFEWNWLRRPIEHVVEWQTGRSFHIAGNLDVDVGRVTTLRAEALTFGNAAWSKVPTMASADRAELSVDVFPLVFLRETRIPRIHLTRPQLRLETGPDGTGNWVFGDANGGRRTTYHDLWIDDGRLLFLDPARKTEVDIALDSARAPTPGEASAVDVEGKGRWAGNRFTLAGQVASPLALRDTDKPYRINLRASAGTTHAHARGTLLDPFHLRDFDLRLRLAGQDMEDLFPLIGVATPPTPPYRLDGRFTRDGSTWRYDDFAGVVGDSDLRGSAAVIVGRDRPLLTANLVSKRLDFDDLAGFVGAPPQTGGGETSNAGQRAEAADLAAGARLLPDTPYNLTKLRAMDADVRWKAHRINAPRLPIEDMDAHLFLDAGLLRLEPLNFGVAQGDIRSQIRMDARSDTIRTQATISARRLDLGELFPRAELTQTAIGRIGGDMTLAGTGNSIAGILGTADGDVAIGMGRGQISNLLMELAGLDIAEALKFLVTKDRTVPVRCAFGDFAVKGGVMQARALAFDTTDTLIVGKGEISLKDETLDLELRPRPKDRSILALRSPLVVGGTFKDPSFRPDFKRLGLRGATALALGSIAPPAALLATIEVGPGEDSGCGGQYAK; the protein is encoded by the coding sequence ATGAACGACGCACCCGTCCCTCGCCGCCGCCCTGGGTTGCGCCCGCTGTCGCGGACCAGCGCTCTGGTGCTGGGCGTACTGGCGGCGGTGATCGTGGTGGTGGCGATCCTGTTCGAGTGGAACTGGCTCCGCCGCCCGATCGAGCACGTCGTGGAATGGCAGACAGGGCGCAGTTTCCATATCGCGGGCAACCTCGATGTCGATGTGGGACGTGTGACGACGCTCCGCGCGGAGGCCCTGACCTTCGGCAACGCCGCCTGGTCCAAGGTCCCCACGATGGCGTCGGCCGACCGCGCAGAGTTGAGCGTGGATGTGTTCCCGCTGGTCTTCCTCCGCGAGACCCGCATCCCGCGCATCCACCTGACCCGGCCGCAGCTGCGGCTGGAAACCGGACCGGACGGCACAGGCAACTGGGTGTTCGGCGACGCGAACGGCGGGCGCCGCACGACGTATCACGACCTGTGGATCGACGACGGCCGGCTGCTGTTCCTGGATCCGGCACGGAAGACCGAGGTCGACATCGCGCTCGACAGCGCGCGGGCACCCACGCCGGGCGAAGCGTCCGCGGTGGATGTGGAGGGCAAGGGTCGCTGGGCGGGCAACCGCTTCACGCTCGCGGGCCAGGTGGCATCTCCCCTCGCCCTGCGCGATACCGACAAACCCTATCGCATCAACCTGCGCGCGAGCGCGGGCACGACCCATGCCCATGCGCGCGGCACGCTGCTCGATCCCTTCCACCTGCGCGACTTCGATCTGCGGTTGAGATTGGCCGGACAGGATATGGAAGACCTGTTCCCCCTGATCGGCGTCGCCACGCCACCGACACCGCCGTATCGGCTGGATGGCCGTTTCACGCGCGACGGCAGTACGTGGCGCTACGACGATTTCGCCGGCGTGGTCGGCGATAGCGATCTTCGAGGCTCGGCCGCGGTGATCGTGGGCCGCGATCGGCCCTTGCTGACGGCGAACCTGGTTTCGAAGCGGCTGGATTTCGACGATCTTGCGGGCTTCGTCGGTGCGCCACCGCAGACCGGCGGCGGTGAAACCAGCAATGCAGGGCAGCGGGCGGAAGCGGCCGATCTTGCGGCAGGTGCGCGCCTGCTACCCGATACGCCTTACAACCTCACAAAGCTGCGCGCAATGGATGCCGACGTGCGGTGGAAGGCGCACCGCATCAACGCGCCCCGCCTTCCCATCGAAGACATGGATGCGCATCTGTTCCTGGACGCGGGCCTGTTGCGATTGGAGCCGTTGAATTTCGGTGTGGCGCAGGGAGACATCCGCTCGCAGATCCGCATGGATGCGCGCAGCGACACCATCCGCACCCAGGCGACGATCTCCGCGCGCCGGCTCGACCTGGGCGAGTTGTTCCCGCGTGCCGAGCTCACGCAGACCGCCATCGGCCGCATCGGCGGCGACATGACGCTGGCGGGCACCGGCAACTCGATCGCGGGGATCCTGGGGACCGCGGACGGCGATGTCGCCATCGGTATGGGACGTGGTCAGATCAGCAACCTGCTGATGGAACTGGCAGGCCTCGATATCGCCGAGGCGTTGAAGTTCCTGGTGACGAAAGACCGCACCGTGCCCGTCCGCTGCGCTTTCGGCGATTTTGCCGTCAAGGGCGGCGTGATGCAGGCACGTGCGCTCGCGTTCGACACCACCGACACGCTCATCGTCGGCAAGGGCGAAATCAGCCTGAAGGACGAGACGCTGGACCTGGAACTGCGTCCAAGGCCGAAGGACCGCAGCATCCTGGCGCTGCGCTCTCCGCTGGTGGTGGGCGGCACGTTCAAGGACCCCTCGTTCCGTCCCGACTTCAAACGACTCGGCCTGCGCGGCGCCACTGCGCTCGCACTCGGCAGCATCGCGCCGCCGGCCGCGCTACTGGCGACGATCGAAGTCGGTCCCGGTGAAGACAGTGGCTGCGGCGGGCAATACGCGAAGTAG
- a CDS encoding peptide chain release factor 3: MSDPKSAVASEAARRRTFAIISHPDAGKTTLTEKLLLFGGAIQMAGSVKGRKAARHATSDWMALEKERGISVTSSVMQFPYDGKIVNLLDTPGHADFGEDTYRVLTAVDSALMVIDVAKGVEERTIKLMEVCRLRDTPIITFINKLDREGKDPIDLLDEVESVLGIQCAPVTWPIGMGQRLKGVVHLLTGEVHLYEPGRNFTRQDSTIFASLDDPQLEARIGSEMLASLRDELELVQGASHPFDKQAYLDGKQTPVFFGSGVNNFGVQPLLDFFVEHAPSPQPRETTGRKVQPDENRLTGFVFKIQANMDPQHRDRVAFMRVCSGRFEAGMKTFHVRSGKEMKLANALTFMASDREIAAEAYPGDVIGIHNHGTISIGDTFTEGEALSFTGIPNFAPELFRRARLRDPLKLKQLQKGLAQLSEEGATQFFRPLMSNDLILGAVGVLQFDVVAYRLKDEYGVDASFENVSVATARWIRCDNAKKLEEFRDKNAMNLALDAAGQLVYLAPTRVNLQLAQERAPDVAFLATREHAHSVDLG, encoded by the coding sequence ATGTCCGATCCGAAAAGCGCAGTGGCCTCCGAAGCGGCGCGCCGCCGTACCTTCGCCATCATTTCCCACCCCGACGCCGGCAAGACCACGCTGACCGAAAAGCTGCTGCTGTTCGGCGGCGCGATCCAGATGGCCGGCTCGGTGAAGGGCCGCAAGGCCGCGCGCCACGCGACCTCGGACTGGATGGCGCTGGAGAAGGAGCGCGGCATCTCCGTCACCTCGTCGGTGATGCAGTTCCCGTACGACGGCAAGATCGTCAACCTGCTGGACACGCCGGGCCACGCGGACTTCGGCGAGGACACCTACCGCGTGCTCACCGCGGTGGACAGCGCGCTGATGGTCATCGACGTGGCCAAGGGCGTGGAAGAGCGCACGATCAAGCTGATGGAGGTATGCCGCCTGCGCGACACGCCCATCATAACCTTCATCAACAAGCTGGACCGCGAGGGCAAGGACCCGATCGACCTGCTGGACGAAGTGGAAAGCGTGCTCGGCATCCAGTGTGCGCCCGTGACCTGGCCGATCGGCATGGGCCAGCGGCTGAAGGGCGTGGTGCACCTGCTGACCGGCGAAGTGCACCTGTACGAACCGGGCCGCAACTTCACCCGCCAGGATTCCACCATCTTCGCCTCGCTGGACGATCCCCAGCTTGAAGCGCGCATCGGCAGCGAGATGCTGGCCTCGCTGCGCGATGAACTGGAACTGGTGCAGGGCGCCAGCCATCCGTTCGACAAGCAGGCGTACCTGGACGGCAAGCAGACGCCGGTGTTCTTCGGCTCGGGCGTCAACAACTTCGGCGTGCAGCCGCTGCTGGATTTCTTCGTCGAGCACGCACCGTCGCCGCAGCCCCGCGAGACCACCGGCCGCAAGGTGCAGCCGGACGAGAACCGGCTGACCGGCTTCGTGTTCAAGATCCAGGCCAACATGGACCCGCAGCACCGCGACCGCGTGGCGTTCATGCGCGTGTGTTCGGGGCGCTTCGAGGCGGGCATGAAGACCTTCCACGTGCGCAGCGGCAAGGAAATGAAGCTGGCGAATGCGCTGACCTTCATGGCCAGCGACCGCGAGATCGCCGCCGAGGCGTATCCCGGCGACGTGATCGGCATCCACAACCACGGCACCATCTCCATCGGCGATACGTTCACCGAAGGCGAAGCGCTGTCGTTCACCGGCATCCCCAACTTCGCGCCGGAACTGTTCCGCCGCGCCCGACTGCGCGACCCGCTCAAGCTCAAGCAACTGCAGAAGGGCCTGGCGCAGCTAAGCGAGGAAGGCGCCACCCAGTTCTTCCGCCCGCTGATGAGCAACGACCTGATCCTCGGCGCGGTGGGCGTGCTGCAGTTCGACGTGGTGGCCTACCGCCTGAAGGACGAGTACGGCGTGGACGCGTCGTTCGAGAACGTCAGCGTCGCCACGGCGCGCTGGATCCGCTGCGACAACGCGAAGAAGCTCGAAGAATTCCGCGACAAGAACGCCATGAACCTGGCGCTGGATGCCGCGGGCCAGTTGGTCTACCTGGCGCCGACGCGGGTGAACCTGCAACTGGCACAGGAACGCGCGCCGGACGTGGCATTCCTGGCCACGCGCGAGCACGCGCACAGCGTGGACCTGGGATGA